A single window of Nicotiana sylvestris chromosome 3, ASM39365v2, whole genome shotgun sequence DNA harbors:
- the LOC138887923 gene encoding uncharacterized protein yields MHDFIMAENSELWDVICDGPYIPTKAIGDLPLTMPKTRRKYTDTDKKIISAYETAKEICEALQTAHEGTTHVKQSKIDMLTTEYELFRMNDDESIQYMHTRFTSIINELHSLGEIIPRNKLVRKILSILPSSWESKGNAITEANDLHELTIDELVGNLKTYE; encoded by the exons ATGCATGATTTTATTATGGCTGAAAATTCTGAGTTGTGGGATGTCATATGTGATGGTCCTTACATCCCAACAAAGGCAATTGGAGACCTTCCATTGACAATGCCAAAAACCAGAAGAAAATACACTGACACAGACAAGAAAAT AATCTCTGCTTATGAAACTGCCAAGGAGATATGTGAAGCTTTGCAAACAGCACATGAGGGAACCACTCATGTAAAGCAatctaagattgatatgctcactaccgagtatgaactctttaGGATGAATGACGATGAATCTATTCAAtatatgcacacaagattcacctctatcataaatgagttacactcacttggtgaaattattcctaggaacaagctagtgaggaaaatTCTCAGTATCCTGCCCAGTTCTTGGGAAAGCAAGGGGAACGCTATTACTGAAGCAAATGACCTACATGAGCTGACCATAGACGAGttggttggaaatctgaagacctacgagtga
- the LOC138887924 gene encoding uncharacterized mitochondrial protein AtMg00810-like → MSMMGELNFFLGLQVKQSTKGTFICQQKYIKEILKRFDIEASKVIDTPIAMATRLDMDKTGSPVNQTMYRGIIGSLLYLAASRPDIVFSVGLCVRKSTSRMTHFLGSSLISWGTRKQNSVALSTAEAEYVAATSCCAQLIWIKQ, encoded by the exons atgagcatgatgggggagctgaatttcttcttgggtcttcaagtgaagcagtccacgaagggtacattcatttgtcagcaaaaatacatcaaggagatcttgaagaggtttgatatAGAAGCATCAAAAGtaatagacactcccattgctaTGGCTACTCGATTGGACATGGATAAAACTggatctcctgtgaatcaaacaatgtatagaggcattattgggtctcttctctatctcGCTGCCAGCAGACCCGATATTGTCTTCAGTGTGGGGCTATGTGTAAG gaaaagTACTTCTAGAATGACTCACTTTCTAGGATCAAGTCTTATCTCCTGGggtacaaggaagcaaaactcagtggctctttcaacagctgaagcagaatatgtagctgcaacctcctgctgtgctcaactcaTATGGATTAAACAGTAA